Proteins from one Homalodisca vitripennis isolate AUS2020 chromosome 3, UT_GWSS_2.1, whole genome shotgun sequence genomic window:
- the LOC124358567 gene encoding uncharacterized protein LOC124358567: protein MAAPIGKGERLILLHAGSCNGFIPGCCLLFKSGGTGDYHEEMDGVTFQAWFKDTLLPQLSTPSTIVMDNASYHSQLLDKVPNKSSKKAEMQEWLQRHHITFEEEKTKAELLELIIQNKPPNPTYIIDDLARKAGHKVVRLPPYHCHFNSIELIWAQVKGYVARNNKLFTFTETKRLTMEGIENVTSAEWKKVVEHTKKVIDESWNKEGIIEQDVEQMIISITEADEDDEDSDEESDINDGACFVDDITQEFELLEEGDMDISLSGVFPLSPIEENVLNFSEY, encoded by the coding sequence ATGGCTGCACCTATAGGCAAGGGAGAAAGGCTGATCCTCCTCCATGCCGGGAGTTGCAATGGATTTATCCCGGGATGTTGCTTACTATTTAAATCTGGGGGTACTGGAGACTACCACGAAGAAATGGACGGTGTCACTTTTCAAGCCTGGTTCAAGGACACGCTGCTTCCACAACTCAGTACTCCATCTACAATTGTAATGGACAATGCGTCCTACCACTCGCAACTATTGGATAAAGTTCCGAATAAATCATCAAAAAAGGCTGAGATGCAGGAATGGCTTCAGCGACATCACATTACGTTCGAAGAAGAGAAGACAAAGGCGGAGCTTTTAgagctaataattcaaaataaacccCCAAATCCCACTTACATAATTGATGATTTAGCTCGAAAAGCTGGCCACAAGGTTGTTCGACTGCCACCCTACCACTGTCATTTCAATAGCATTGAATTAATCTGGGCTCAGGTTAAGGGGTACGTCGCGAGGAACAATAAATTGTTCACCTTTacagaaacaaaaaggttaactATGGAGGGAATCGAAAATGTTACCTCTGCTGAATGGAAGAAAGTCGTGGAGCACACTAAGAAAGTCATTGATGAATCATGGAACAAAGAAGGCATCATCGAGCAGGATGTAGAACAGATGATAATCTCTATCACCGAAGCCGATGAAGACGACGAGGACAGCGACGAGGAGTCAGACATCAATGACGGAGCCTGCTTCGTAGACGACATCACCCAGGAGTTTGAGTTATTGGAAGAAGGTGATATGGACATATCGTTAAGCGGAGTTTTTCCGCTTTCTCCtattgaagaaaatgtattgaacttttcagaatattga